Proteins found in one Miscanthus floridulus cultivar M001 chromosome 4, ASM1932011v1, whole genome shotgun sequence genomic segment:
- the LOC136549425 gene encoding BTB/POZ and MATH domain-containing protein 5-like isoform X1 yields MDEDAGSASPPPVPLAQAPPPPQHPTAAAPSQRDMAASPTSSRSVTETVNGSHRFVIQGYSLAKGMGVGKHIASETFTVGGYQWAVYFYPDGKNPEDNSVYVSVFIALASDGTDVRALFELTLLDQSGKGKHKVHSHFDRSLESGPYTLKYRGSMWGYKRFFRRTALEASDFLKDDCLKINCTVGVVVSTIDYSRPHSIHVPDSDIGYDFGSLLDSQEGVDVILNVGGERFHAHKLVLAARSHVFKSQFFDDESDGEKSEVNETDELKEFSIDDMEPKVFKAMLHFIYRDTLVDDNELGASSSDGSIFDTLAAKLLAAADKYHLPRLRLLCESYLCKGISVASVASTLALADRHRAMELKAVCLKFSAENLSAVMRTDGFIYLKDNCPSLQSEILKTVTGCEDQCSSIGKSQSVCGQLSDGGDSSVCRVRQRT; encoded by the exons atggacgaggacgccggcagcgcctcgccgccgccggtgccACTGGCTCAGGCGCCCCCTCCTCCTCAGcatcccaccgccgccgccccctcGCAGCGGGACATGGCGGCGTCCCCCACCAGCTCGCGCTCCGTGACGGAGACGGTGAACGGCTCCCACCGGTTCGTGATCCAGGGCTACTCGCTCGCCAAGGGCATGGGCGTGGGGAAGCACATCGCCAGCGAGACCTTCACCGTGGGCGGGTACCAGTGGGCGGTCTACTTCTACCCCGACGGGAAGAACCCCGAGGACAACTCCGTCTACGTCTCCGTCTTCATCGCCCTCGCCTCCGACGGTACCGACGTCCGCGCGCTCTTCGAGCTCACGCTCCTTGACCAGAGCGGCAAGGGCAAGCACAAGGTCCACTCCCACTTCGACCGCTCCCTGGAGTCCGGGCCGTACACCCTCAAGTACCGCGGATCCATGTG GGGTTACAAGCGATTCTTTCGGCGAACTGCCCTTGAAGCATCAGACTTTCTCAAAGACGATTGTCTGAAGATAAATTGCACTGTGGGAGTTGTTGTGTCAACTATTGATTACTCCAGACCACACTCTATCCATGTTCCAGACTCAGACATCGGCTATGATTTTGGTTCACTGTTGGACAGTCAGGAGGGTGTTGATGTCATTCTTAATGTGGGAGGAGAGAGGTTTCATGCCCATAAGTTGGTGTTGGCTGCACGGTCTCATGTATTCAAATCTCAATTTTTTGATGATGAATCTGATGGAGAGAAGAGTGAAGTTAATGAGACTGATGAACTAAAAGAGTTCTCTATTGATGATATGGAGccaaaggttttcaag GCAATGCTTCACTTCATCTATAGAGATACCCTTGTTGATGATAATGAGTTGGGTGCGTCAAGCTCTGATGGTTCTATCTTCGATACTCTGGCAGCTAAGCTGTTGGCTGCAGCCGACAAGTATCACTTACCAAGGCTAAGATTGCTGTGTGAGTCTTACCTGTGCAAGGGCATATCAGTGGCCTCAGTTGCAAGTACGCTAGCATTGGCTGACAGGCACCGAGCCATGGAGCTTAAAGCTGTTTGCCTAAAATTTTCTGCAGAAAATCTTTCAG CTGTAATGCGGACTGACGGTTTCATTTACCTCAAGGACAACTGCCCATCTCTCCAGTCAGAGATATTGAAAACTGTTACAGGGTGTGAGGACCAGTGCAGTAGCATTGGGAAGAGCCAGAGCGTTTGCGGGCAGCTCTCGGACGGTGGCGATTCCAGTGTCTGCAGGGTTAGGCAAAGAACCTGA
- the LOC136549425 gene encoding BTB/POZ and MATH domain-containing protein 4-like isoform X2, translating to MDEDAGSASPPPVPLAQAPPPPQHPTAAAPSQRDMAASPTSSRSVTETVNGSHRFVIQGYSLAKGMGVGKHIASETFTVGGYQWAVYFYPDGKNPEDNSVYVSVFIALASDGTDVRALFELTLLDQSGKGKHKVHSHFDRSLESGPYTLKYRGSMWGYKRFFRRTALEASDFLKDDCLKINCTVGVVVSTIDYSRPHSIHVPDSDIGYDFGSLLDSQEGVDVILNVGGERFHAHKLVLAARSHVFKSQFFDDESDGEKSEVNETDELKEFSIDDMEPKVFKAMLHFIYRDTLVDDNELGASSSDGSIFDTLAAKLLAAADKYHLPRLRLLCESYLCKGISVASVASTLALADRHRAMELKAVCLKFSAENLSDTLMSLQL from the exons atggacgaggacgccggcagcgcctcgccgccgccggtgccACTGGCTCAGGCGCCCCCTCCTCCTCAGcatcccaccgccgccgccccctcGCAGCGGGACATGGCGGCGTCCCCCACCAGCTCGCGCTCCGTGACGGAGACGGTGAACGGCTCCCACCGGTTCGTGATCCAGGGCTACTCGCTCGCCAAGGGCATGGGCGTGGGGAAGCACATCGCCAGCGAGACCTTCACCGTGGGCGGGTACCAGTGGGCGGTCTACTTCTACCCCGACGGGAAGAACCCCGAGGACAACTCCGTCTACGTCTCCGTCTTCATCGCCCTCGCCTCCGACGGTACCGACGTCCGCGCGCTCTTCGAGCTCACGCTCCTTGACCAGAGCGGCAAGGGCAAGCACAAGGTCCACTCCCACTTCGACCGCTCCCTGGAGTCCGGGCCGTACACCCTCAAGTACCGCGGATCCATGTG GGGTTACAAGCGATTCTTTCGGCGAACTGCCCTTGAAGCATCAGACTTTCTCAAAGACGATTGTCTGAAGATAAATTGCACTGTGGGAGTTGTTGTGTCAACTATTGATTACTCCAGACCACACTCTATCCATGTTCCAGACTCAGACATCGGCTATGATTTTGGTTCACTGTTGGACAGTCAGGAGGGTGTTGATGTCATTCTTAATGTGGGAGGAGAGAGGTTTCATGCCCATAAGTTGGTGTTGGCTGCACGGTCTCATGTATTCAAATCTCAATTTTTTGATGATGAATCTGATGGAGAGAAGAGTGAAGTTAATGAGACTGATGAACTAAAAGAGTTCTCTATTGATGATATGGAGccaaaggttttcaag GCAATGCTTCACTTCATCTATAGAGATACCCTTGTTGATGATAATGAGTTGGGTGCGTCAAGCTCTGATGGTTCTATCTTCGATACTCTGGCAGCTAAGCTGTTGGCTGCAGCCGACAAGTATCACTTACCAAGGCTAAGATTGCTGTGTGAGTCTTACCTGTGCAAGGGCATATCAGTGGCCTCAGTTGCAAGTACGCTAGCATTGGCTGACAGGCACCGAGCCATGGAGCTTAAAGCTGTTTGCCTAAAATTTTCTGCAGAAAATCTTTCAG ATACCCTTATGTCTCTGCAGCTGTAA